CTAACTTCGTTTGTCTTGCAGAATATATTTTGTCCACTTGCATACTCACACTGTCCAAGCATGGAGCTCAATCTTGGATAGATACTGTTCTTACTAAAGAAGAAGACAGAGTCAATTTCACACCAGAATTTAGCAGCATTGTATCCAGTGAGACAAGACTGAGCCATACTTTTTGCAGCGCAGTGGATACTGAGTCCAAGCAGCCTCCTTCTGGTAGATCAAGCCCCAATGCAGATGCTTTCCTGTTGACCTCGTTTGAAATCAATGAAACAGGTAGGtgtaaaacataattattttattttgtGTACATCATCTCTTTTCATCCcttccccccctccctccatcTAGGAGAGCTGTGTGTTCATCCTTTGCCTTCAGACTTGAAGGGTCTCATAGCTGGCCAACTGCAAAGGATCTGCTCAATCCTCTCGTCAGTTGTAGCCCCTCTCACCAAGTCAACTGCAGCACAAAAATCTATAAGCAGGGACGAGCATCAGCCCACCAACGATTCAAACCCTCAGGTGAGCATTGTACGTGCACATACAAGTAATCATTTTTGTTTTCGCTGTAGTACTCGATCCCCCAAGCAGCCCCTCCGTCAATGGCCCCCTCTAGACAGCCCAGGTCCCTCTTGACAGTCTTAAAGGGTATCAGTGGAGACAACAGGGCTGATGGCATGATGACCAGTGAGAGAGCGCGCAGTGAGCTCAGTGAGGTCACCACCAGGCTGCTCAGTGGTGCAGGGGAGAGAGCAGATGTGTTAGTTACACAGGGTTCACCACTGGAGACCGACAAATTTGTGGACAAAATTAAGACAGAGTAAGTATAATGATCATGATTCGATTAATGAAAGTATCTTAGTGGTTTGCCTTCGATGTTCCATTCTCGAAGATCAACGATTATAGCTTACAATTATAGCTTTGGTGATTTTCCCGAAACGAATTTTTGTAAGGGATGGTGATCTTGTATAACTGTGCTTATCGTTTTTTTGTAGTGAGGTGTTCTTGAATTGTGTGACAACCATTGAGACTGCTGTTGAGAGAGTGTGTGTTGAGCTCAGAGAGATGTGCTCTCAGTACAGCTGGTTGAGTGATGTGTGGAAATTCATCACTGCTTGGGATGGCAACGAGAAGATTGCTAGTATGACAGCAGATAAGTATGAGGTAATTAAGTTACATACGTGTAAGATGAGCATGAACATGTGTTCAGTCTAGTAGATTTTACCTTCAGAAACTCTAGATGACTTTAGGGGTTACTACGATACATAAGGGTTAGATTAGACATGGAATTTAATTATTGCTCTTATTCCCCTCACAGGTAGTACTCTCCCAGCTGCATGAGTGGACTGATCTAGTTGCTCAGTTGCCCCCCAGACTCCCCACCTCCTACTCTCTACTCAGTGTCTCCACGATCCCTGTTGCGGAGCGAGTGGGGCCTCAGCTGGCCGCTATGTTGGAGGAGCTCACAGCAGTTGGGATGCAGCGTGCAATGGCTCTTTGTAAGAAGGTGCTTGAGGATATCAAGCAACGGGTTGAAGTGAGTCATATCTATATCTACAGTCATGTTGTGCACCACCCATCAAAAATACAAATTCATTTTCATATCCTCTATATATTGTAACCACACATTTTTCGTTccttattgtacatgtaaatgtttGCGTAGGTGCTGTCTGCTAAGAGATATGATCTGGAGGGATTTGCTGAGTATACGCATCAGTTGCGAGAGTGCCAATCATTTAATAAGAGTGAAGCAGACAACATAGACTATGTCCTAAGAGTTCACAATAGCTTGCTGCATCATGGCGTGTGTATACCAAAAGATGATAACGTAACTATTGTACACATTACCTATTTCTTGTCATAATGTGTACTTGCTCTAGGCTCTCAGCATGAAATTGCAATTGGCGTGGCATGCATTTCGAGGCAAGCTAAAAGAGGCTGAGGTGTTTGTCACAGCTCAAACTCCAATGAAGGCACAAGGACTCCAGGAGAGTATTGAGGTAATCAGCCACTAACTAGGGAGGGACCTGTCTATTTGCCAATTTGCAATTTTATAATTTGATACCTAGATctatacctatatacatgtacatgtacctacgtaAAAAGTGATGACAGAACTTTCATCACTTTTTTTCGCTTTTTTGATTCACCTTTTCTGGACCTAATAGCCATTCACTGCTCACTATTTAGTACTATATACATCACAACACTTTGCAGGCATGTGTTGAAGACCTGTCGGCTCTTGTGAGGCAGGTCAATGAGGGCGAATTTATCAATCCTGCGGCTATCCCTAATGAGCTGCTTGATGAACTGAAGCTGACCCAGGAGAGTGTGTTGGCAGTGCGATCACGACTGTTGGGCCTCAGTAAGTGGAAGGAGGCCATCACTGGACAGCCACACGACCTCTCAGGAGTTAGCAGGTGAGGTATTGATTGTCGTGTTGCCTTGATTTGAACTCCAAATTATTGATAATCAACTAACTACTCTTATTTTCTTCAGTTTGATGAATCAACAGTATATGCGCCAGGAGTTGTGGAAGTATCGTAGAGTATTTGACACGTACGAGAGAGAATGGGTCAAAACGCCGTTCAAGAAACTGGACATTAACCATCTATCCCAAAAAGTACAGGCAACTCTACTTATTTGTGTGTGAAAGTGATTATTGTGCATGGAATAGGTTTCAGACTGGTTGACAGCTTGTACCAAGCTGGAGAGAACACTGTCTCCTGATGATCCAGTGGTGAGTGCATGGAGAGAGAGACTACAAGAGTTCAAAGGCAGGATACCGCTACTCCAACAACTATCATCTAAAGCTCTCAAGGTGAGTAGCAGGTTCCCTGTACTTATTTTGTTCTAACTaccatgtgcatgtacgtagcttTTATAATTGTTAGCCATGTACACTAGCTTCTCGTACAAAACCTGTTCATGGAAACATTAGCCACAATTTTTATTATTACGTACCTGTAATTTGTCATTCTCTGTGTAGGCTTCCCATTGGTACACAATATTTGCTTCACTGGGCGAAGACTACAATGCAGACTACCCATACACACTGGTAGACTTGATCTCTACAAGATGTACGATCATTCTGACATTATATTCGAGATTTGTCACGATGCCATGCAACAAGAGAAACTTAGAGCCAAGGTATGCCCCCCTTTGCgatgaatgtacatgtactaggcaCATATACAAATGCACGTACTATTTTAGATTGACAAACTACAATCATTACTTGAGCAAAAGACGATTGCCGTTAACCAGTTTCCAATCGAGCGCTATCCATTTGCCGTTCCCCAAAAAGTCAGTAGACACCTCTGTGCCCCATCGACAGGCCACCATATCACCACGCAAAACATCTCAAGTACCGCGAAAGGTTGCCGTACCAAACACTCCATCGAAAACAACATTCTCTGTTGGTTTCCATGGCCTAACTAAAGACTCTGCTACCCTGGACCGCCTGTTTACCATAGAACATCAGAACCAGCTGTGTTTGTGGCTAGAGGACAAACTGATACAGATGAAGGTGTTGCTTTCCTCCCCTCATCTTGGGAACTTGAAGTCCAAGAGAGAGCATTTGTTAAAG
This genomic stretch from Halichondria panicea chromosome 16, odHalPani1.1, whole genome shotgun sequence harbors:
- the LOC135350013 gene encoding dynein heavy chain domain-containing protein 1-like, coding for MTRSMLSLKDDMSLETSLPHEDGDPEIPSLKSKLQLKQLGALFVTALTQQEDGAEDGASVSAWEYLLTYLESTLSRSQVNQLSELPETQHYIHRALKHVQKHSENLGQLEIINRLSKLFPVIVERLKETIFLVSPDITTQTIKRKRAATTNSFNSSSPLHSYCPLKLPATFRGPSVQLNELLPAANKVSVEFYDVEKNFAHTFPTVPLTQHSARVTQRSHRKTKSTPGIMIVEPRAMLFPMLASEIQDEHFSRSDARTLFPKKQIRSPRKNIEKGASQVSEMRSVYDVIEAFSTGKLKSESESIYFNYTNSDKWNPYDLTIVPKRKVQSEHFVVSKFGILQVHPDGTSDLQSFAGWLREASFYKMLRRSPFLKTYLVRRAFKQWYGNVRFAQFARFYRQVARLSIRFLPDFASALLKIQSLSEELLTVPFHQLVPLSNYDQETLEQAIQGSLSKAQRLLHKYFKYCRRFIMEVIKTTISQVIIFETDRRHKPFVSDLPLSVQKDKFSQLEKDLKAAKYQASNLANFVCLAEYILSTCILTLSKHGAQSWIDTVLTKEEDRVNFTPEFSSIVSSETRLSHTFCSAVDTESKQPPSGRSSPNADAFLLTSFEINETGELCVHPLPSDLKGLIAGQLQRICSILSSVVAPLTKSTAAQKSISRDEHQPTNDSNPQYSIPQAAPPSMAPSRQPRSLLTVLKGISGDNRADGMMTSERARSELSEVTTRLLSGAGERADVLVTQGSPLETDKFVDKIKTDEVFLNCVTTIETAVERVCVELREMCSQYSWLSDVWKFITAWDGNEKIASMTADKYEVVLSQLHEWTDLVAQLPPRLPTSYSLLSVSTIPVAERVGPQLAAMLEELTAVGMQRAMALCKKVLEDIKQRVEVLSAKRYDLEGFAEYTHQLRECQSFNKSEADNIDYVLRVHNSLLHHGVCIPKDDNALSMKLQLAWHAFRGKLKEAEVFVTAQTPMKAQGLQESIEACVEDLSALVRQVNEGEFINPAAIPNELLDELKLTQESVLAVRSRLLGLSKWKEAITGQPHDLSGVSSLMNQQYMRQELWKYRRVFDTYEREWVKTPFKKLDINHLSQKVSDWLTACTKLERTLSPDDPVVSAWRERLQEFKGRIPLLQQLSSKALKASHWYTIFASLGEDYNADYPYTLVDLISTRCTIILTLYSRFVTMPCNKRNLEPRLTNYNHYLSKRRLPLTSFQSSAIHLPFPKKSVDTSVPHRQATISPRKTSQVPRKVAVPNTPSKTTFSVGFHGLTKDSATLDRLFTIEHQNQLCLWLEDKLIQMKVLLSSPHLGNLKSKREHLLKTLTEPQEIVMMLSLCQDKWCELLSLFSQIDDDQYSSSGLTELQQGSSKYQEIVMSIRDDPIHYSL